Proteins encoded within one genomic window of Microbacterium sp. LKL04:
- a CDS encoding VOC family protein encodes MTGFHHIELWVADLPVAQTEWGWLLAELGFARDSVWTEGESWSAGGAYLTLTTSPNLSTTVHDRRAPGVNHLAFSGGSRADVDAIIAAAPDHGWRLLYQERYPHAGGPDHYAGWLENSAGAKAEIVADAA; translated from the coding sequence ATGACCGGTTTTCATCACATCGAACTCTGGGTTGCCGACCTCCCCGTCGCGCAGACCGAATGGGGATGGCTGCTCGCCGAGCTCGGGTTCGCCCGCGACAGCGTGTGGACCGAGGGGGAGTCCTGGTCCGCGGGCGGCGCCTACCTGACCCTCACGACCTCGCCGAACCTGTCGACGACCGTGCACGACCGGCGAGCTCCCGGGGTGAACCACCTCGCTTTCTCGGGCGGATCCCGCGCCGACGTCGACGCGATCATCGCCGCCGCGCCGGACCACGGCTGGCGCCTTTTGTATCAGGAGCGGTATCCGCACGCAGGCGGCCCCGATCATTACGCGGGATGGCTCGAGAACTCGGCCGGAGCGAAAGCCGAGATCGTCGCCGACGCAGCCTGA